The Methanosarcinales archaeon DNA window TCGGAAAGGGAAATTTAGAGAACTATGTAAAAAGATTTGTCAAAACAAGTGGTTTGGAGAATCAAATTAGATTATTAGGGGAAAAAACTCGTAATGAATTGAGTGAATTATATAATATAGCTGATGTCACAATATTACTTTCACTGGTCGAAGGCACACCCAATCCGAATGTAATACTGGAATCTTTGGCCTGTGATACTCCTGTTATTACAACCAGGGTTGGCAAAATACCAGGGATTGTAGAGAATGGCAAAAATGGATTCATCGTTGATTTAGAAATAAACAATATATTGAATGCTGTACAAAAAATTCCGGACTTGAAAGAAGAGAACTTAAACAAAGCTATTGACGAAAAAAATAAAAGATATGATGAAGGAATAAAGAATTTGATGGAAATGATCAGAAAATCAAATTTACAATAGATATAATGAAAATATTTATAATTTATTGTCCTCTAATACATCATTAAATATTTTTTCATACCTTTTTGCCACAGCAGTCCATGTAAATTTTTTTTCAACATTCTTTTTACCCACATCTCCTAATTCTTTTAATTTATCACTGTTAACTAATAATTTGCATATCTGCTGAGTAAGAAGTTCAACTTCTCCATAAGGAACTAATATACCACCTGATGTCAGACTATTTACTTCCCTGATTGCAGGGATATCATATGCTATAAATGGTGTATCGCAAACCAGAGCTTCTATTAAAACCAATCCAAAACTTTCATAAGAACTGGGAAAAACAAATAAACTTGATTCTTTTAATAACCTTATTTTTTGTTCGTCGGTTATTTTTTTATAATATTCAATGAAACCTTCTTTTTTAATAATATCACTTACAATTTCTTCACATTCCCCACCACCACTTACTATTACCAATGTTAAATCTTTAATTATTTTTCGAGCCATTTTGACAGCATAAATGGCATCCAAAATATTCTTTCTTTTCTTTAATGCTCCTACATAAATAATCTGGTTTGTTTTCTTTTGCCTGACTTCCACTTCAGAGTATTGATCCAGATCCACACCATTATAAACAACTTCAATTTTTTCCTTTGGAAAATAATTGGTAAGTTCAGTCCGAAAGGTATCTGAAACCGTAATAACCATATCATAAGGAAATCGTAAAACGATATTTTCAATTGCTTTTTGGGCAAATCCTCCTATTATTCCTGCATCATAATCCTTCCATCCTTTCCAATTTCCAAATCCTTCAGAAAGTAAATGAACTGTAAGTACAGTAGGAATTCTTTTTCTTGCTGCAAAGATGAAGGGCACACAGGGTCGATATAAGACAAAATTAATAATATCGACTTCATTATCCCGGATCATTCTGTTTAGAGTTCGATACATTTCAAATAATGCAGGTAATGAACTAACTGTAGATCCATATCGATAAGCCTTCTTCATTCTTATTATTCTTATACCTTCTACTTCTTCCTCATCCTTCAAAGCATTTAATTTTTCAATAGGATCATCAATGAATTGAGAAGATTTACCAGACAATACTGTAACTTCATGCCCAAATTTGACAAGATTTTGTGCAACATTAAATGTATGTACTTCTCCACCCGCTTCAAGTACAGGGTAAAATACATCAGTGCCAAATACAATTTTCAACTTATACCCCTTAAAGAAATATTTTTATAAGATTTGTCTATTTTTTAATTAAATTTGTACTGAACCCGATATTCCATCCTATTAATGTTATCACAAACATCACAAAGTTATCAGTACCGTGTTTTACTCCCCATTTCAAAATAAATGCAATAGCA harbors:
- a CDS encoding glycosyltransferase family 4 protein; translation: MKIVFGTDVFYPVLEAGGEVHTFNVAQNLVKFGHEVTVLSGKSSQFIDDPIEKLNALKDEEEVEGIRIIRMKKAYRYGSTVSSLPALFEMYRTLNRMIRDNEVDIINFVLYRPCVPFIFAARKRIPTVLTVHLLSEGFGNWKGWKDYDAGIIGGFAQKAIENIVLRFPYDMVITVSDTFRTELTNYFPKEKIEVVYNGVDLDQYSEVEVRQKKTNQIIYVGALKKRKNILDAIYAVKMARKIIKDLTLVIVSGGGECEEIVSDIIKKEGFIEYYKKITDEQKIRLLKESSLFVFPSSYESFGLVLIEALVCDTPFIAYDIPAIREVNSLTSGGILVPYGEVELLTQQICKLLVNSDKLKELGDVGKKNVEKKFTWTAVAKRYEKIFNDVLEDNKL